A genomic window from Aethina tumida isolate Nest 87 chromosome 4, icAetTumi1.1, whole genome shotgun sequence includes:
- the LOC109604869 gene encoding Golgi apparatus protein 1 → MHKYLAVVVYISMVHRLVSGEQYRKTILEEPNCGEVGTFCNNFAEKDDLPILECLLSVDPGKLSSLNELCLKTIWNHTRDLISNERVKETLMPFCRTDIDKLNCNIDEKGTYLKCLTNSKDDIQSPDCINMIVRLENVAFQDYKWITNFLQHCESDISKFQCGTIDENSWGQFKTLACLQTNVDNIRDECKREVFRLSEMQSDDIKMDRQLYLNCAEDHIRYCSRFRTGSGRVLQCLMQQDPEKLLQKCKQHLLRRQKLIAQDYKISKGLMKACREDIKKTHCRKQTSVDRSIRLAQILLCLENRVRNGTKIQSDCEAELLDHRKMLMEDYRLSPEIVNGCKTEIGQHCKGLELGGKTIHCLMNLAVTKNNVLQSENGEPKIDDECLRALESLVKETDAGEDWHVDPVLRMACEPVVRTSCRGVRGGDARVMSCLMDNVGTDQMTPQCEDALMQIQYFVARDFKLDPQLYRACKADALNYCHEGGVEQENAVGPSYSPHVFACLYRVSVQDGDADGDDDSDNNNNNNNNNNNKKDGKGIKLSRNCLIQLRRTMRQRALSVDLQPEIEEVCVEDLGRLCHDKFEKGEEMLCLQSNFEELRDDCQAAVETLTEIEAEHAELNPYIVKHCKEEMKDLCREELKNDEGDVMECLIQHKNDPKIKSNPSCRASIEHFQFISLKDVKFTYKFKVACKNIAMRLCPQARNKSDVVRCLSEQMLNATVNGIKSLVPRECKQQLKAQLLQQRENIDLDPKLRQACDQDIKDMCSDVSPGNSAVLECLKSQREKLSKECSKEIFKTKKLEMFDNTVDYALNTNCAETIEMFCPHHNKETVLECLKIYRDEKGFNKKCRKIVLSRMTEQNTNEQLNPSLQQNCGPDIKKFCKAPAVLKSNRQNSPVIMCLREQFKRSRLSSRCEKEMASILREQALNVQVNPLIRAVCQDELKTVCGGEYDDEDAGKIEECLKVALLKKKIRAPECAEEIANMIVESQADINVDPLLQKACSLDLGKFCAEVPQGGGRLIQCLKNKLDSDSSELSPVCKDMLAKRLEMYKNAENRLPENMQQLYYQMSASPAKHYLFMVILIMAFSILVIGIFCGRVTHRHRTFKNK, encoded by the exons ATGCATAAATATTTAGCAgttgttgtttatatttcaatgGTTCATCGTCTAGTAAGCGGTGAACAATACAGGAAAACCATTCTAGAAGAACCGAATTGCGGTGAAGTCGGAACGTTTTGCAATAATTTCGCCGAAAAAGATGATTTACCCATTTTGGAGTGTTTATTGTCTGTGGATCCCGGTAAATTGTCGAGTTTGAATGAATTATGTTTGAAAACAATTTGGAATCATACCAGAGATTTGATCAGCAATGAGAGGGTGAAAGAAACCCTCATGCCCTTTTGCAGGACCGATATCGACAAGCTGAACTGCAACATTGATGAAAAAggcacatatttaaaatgtctgaCCAACAGCAAAGATGACATACAAAGTCCAGATTGTATTAATATGATCGTCAGATTGGAAAATGTCGCTTTTCAGGACTACAAATGGATTACGAATTTTCTGCAACACTGTGAGAGTGACATATCAAAGTTCCAGTGCGGCACAATTGACGAAAATAGTTGGGGTCAGTTCAAAACTTTGGCATGTCTACAGACAAATGTGGACAATATAAGGGACGAGTGTAAGAGAGAGGTGTTCAGGTTGTCTGAAATGCAATCTGATGACATAAAAATGGACAGAcagttgtatttaaattgtgccGAGGACCACATAAGATATTGTTCTCGGTTCCGAACGGGAAGCGGAAGGGTTTTGCAGTGCCTGATGCAGCAGGATCCGGAAAAGTTGTTGCAAAAGTGCAAACAGCATTTATTGCGCAGACAAAAACTCATTGCACAAGACTACAAGATCAGCAAGGGACTGATGAAAGCTTGCAGAGAAGACATCAAGAAGACTCACTGCAGAAAGCAAACGTCAGTGGACAGGAGCATAAGACTCGCTCAAATATTGTTATGTTTGGAGAATCGCGTGAGGAACGGTACGAAGATTCAGTCGGACTGCGAGGCGGAACTGTTGGATCATAGGAAAATGCTGATGGAGGACTACAGGTTGTCGCCCGAAATTGTCAACGGGTGCAAGACGGAGATCGGCCAGCATTGCAAAGGATTGGAGCTCGGCGGCAAAACTATTCATTGTTTGATGAATTTGGCCGTTACTAAAAACAATGTTCTTCAATCGGAGAACGGTGAACCGAAAATCGACGACGAATGTTTAAGAGCC CTGGAGAGTCTGGTGAAGGAAACGGACGCCGGTGAAGACTGGCACGTGGATCCGGTCCTGAGGATGGCCTGCGAGCCGGTGGTGCGAACCTCGTGTCGCGGCGTCAGAGGAGGCGACGCTCGAGTCATGTCCTGTCTGATGGACAACGTCGGCACCGATCAGATGACGCCGCAGTGCGAAGACGCCCTGATGCAGATCCAGTACTTCGTCGCCCGGGATTTCAAGCTCGACCCGCAGCTGTACCGTGCCTGCAAAGCGGACgcgttgaattattgtcacgAGGGTGGAGTCGAACAGGAGAACGCGGTCGGACCCAGCTACAGCCCGCACGTGTTCGCCTGTCTGTACAGAGTTTCGGTGCAGGACGGCGACGCCGACGGGGACGACGATAgcgacaacaacaacaacaacaacaacaacaacaacaacaagaaGGATGGAAAAGGAATCAAGCTGTCCAGGAACTGTCTGATTCAGTTGAGGAGGACGATGAGACAGCGGGCGTTGAGCGTCGATTTGCAGCCGGAGATCGAGGAGGTCTGCGTAGAAGATCTGGGCAGATTGTGTCACGACAAGTTCGAAAAGGGAGAAGAGATGCTGTGTTTGCAGAGCAACTTCGAGGAACTGAGAGACGATTGTCAAGCGGCGGTCGAAACGTTGACGGAAATCGAAGCCGAACACGCCGAACTCAATCCGTACATAGTCAAACATTGCAAGGAAGAGATGAAGGATCTGTGTCGGGAGGAACTGAAAAACGACGAGGGCGACGTGATGGAGTGTCTGATTCAACACAAGAACGATCCGAAAATCAAATCGAATCCGTCGTGTCGTGCCAGCATCGAGCACTTTCAGTTCATCTCGTTGAAAGATGTGAAATTCACGTACAAATTCAAAGTCGCGTGCAAAAACATCGCGATGCGACTTTGTCCGCAAGCACGGAACAAAAGCGACGTGGTCCGATGTTTAAGCGAGCAAATGTTGAATGCCACAGTTAACGGCATCAAGAGTCTCGTGCCCAGAGAGTGCAAACAGCAGTTGAAGGCGCAGCTGCTGCAGCAGAGGGAGAACATCGATTTGGATCCGAAGCTGAGACAAGCCTGCGACCAGGACATCAAGGACATGTGTTCGGACGTTTCGCCCGGCAACTCCGCG GTGTTGGAATGTTTGAAGTCGCAACGGGAGAAACTGAGCAAGGAATGCAGCAAGGAAATTTTCAAAACGAAAAAGTTGGAAATGTTCGACAACACCGTCGATTACGCCCTTAATACTAATTGCGCCGAAACCATTGAAATGTTTTGTCCCCATCACAACAAGGAAACCGTACTTGAATGTTTAAAG ATATACAGGGACGAAAAAGGGTTTAACAAAAAGTGTCGCAAAATAGTTTTGAGCAGAATGACGGAACAAAACACGAACGAACAGTTAAATCCTTCGTTGCAGCAGAACTGCGGACCGGACATAAAGAAGTTCTGCAAAGCACCGGCTGTGTTGAAGAGCAACCGTCAGAACTCGCCGGTGATCATGTGTTTGCGGGAACAATTCAAACGGTCGCGTTTGAGCTCGCGATGCGAAAAAGAGATGGCCTCGATTCTCAGAGAACAGGCGTTGAACGTTCAAGTCAATCCGTTGATACGTGCGGTTTGCCAAGACGAATTGAAAACCGTTTGCGGTGGCGAATATGACGACGAAGACGCGGGCAAGATCGAGGAATGTTTGAAGGTTGCTCTGCTCAAGAAGAAGATCAGGGCGCCGGAATGTGCGGAAGAAATCGCAAATATGATTGTGGAGTCGCAGGCGGACATAAACGTCGATCCGCTTTTGCAGAAGGCTTGCAGTCTCGACTTGGGCAAGTTCTGTGCGGAGGTGCCCCAAGGCGGCGGCAGAC TGATTCAATGTTTGAAGAACAAGTTGGATTCGGACTCGTCGGAACTGTCACCGGTCTGCAAAGATATGTTGGCGAAACGATTGGAAATGTACAAAAATGCCGAA AACCGGTTGCCGGAAAACATGCAGCAGCTCTACTATCAAATGTCCGCTTCGCCGGCGAAACACTATTTGTTCATGGTGATATTGATAATGGCCTTTTCTATATTGGTGATTGGTATTTTCTGTGGTAGAGTCACTCACAGACACAGGAcattcaaaaacaaataa
- the LOC109604876 gene encoding 2-oxoglutarate and iron-dependent oxygenase JMJD4 homolog produces the protein MEIEIGEIKKNNNANNTNIPTLDENVSYDFFFQNHMYPNIPCLIKNVTTGWESANKWTINDRPNFDYLSNQYGNFQVTIYKCNEKYFNSQKTYQSTFKSYLDNWNKLKTQNQLHYLKDWHLKRERPQDNFYVVPKYFASDWLNEFLVNNQDDDYRFVYMGPKNTWTPFHSDVFSSFSWSVNVCGKKKWLFFKPGDENAMRNELNNLPYDVTATDFAGKCIQIVQSQGDAVFVPSCWYHQVYNLEDTISINHNWINGCNVQFMWEALNEHLKTVVSEIDDCKEMSDFAEHCQLMLKASFGINYYKFYEMIRYIAFSRLDALNSNEDVILHNGYCLGKNHLQFDLKAIENVLRSFAYCNEVMNLNYFKTVDPHPQKLLLQIEHAY, from the exons ATGGAAATAGAAATCggagaaattaaaaagaataacaaTGCAAACAACACCAACATTCCCACGTTGGACGAAAATGTTTCGTATGATTTCTTCTTCCAAAACCACATGTATCCGAACATACCGTGcctcattaaaaatgtgaccACAGGCTGGGAGTCGGCCAATAAATGGACAATCAACGATCGGCCAAATTTCGACTATTTATCAAACCAATACGGCAACTTTCAAGTGACGATATACAAATGCaacgaaaaatatttcaactcaCAGAAAACCTATCAAAGTACCTTTAAAAGTTACTTGGACAACTGGAACAAGTTGAAAACGCAAAATCAGCTTCATTATCTCAAGGATTGGCATCTGAAACGAGAACGTCCTCAAGATAATTTTTACGTTGTTCCAAAGTACTTTGCATCAGATTGGCTCAACGAATTCCTGGTGAACAACCAAGACGATGACTATAGATTTGTTTACATGGGTCCAAAAAATACATG GACCCCATTTCACTCTGATGTTTTCTCATCATTCAGTTGGTCTGTAAATGTTTGTGGCAAAAAGAAATGGTTGTTTTTCAAGCCGGGAGACGAGAACGCAATGAGAAATGAACTCAACAATCTGCCCTACGATGTGACGGCGACCGACTTTGCTGGTAAATGCATACAAATCGTTCAAAGTCAGGGGGACGCGGTATTCGTTCCCTCCTGTTGGTATCATCAGGTCTACAATTTGGAAGacacaatttcaattaacCACAATTGGATCAACGGTTGCAATGTTCAATTTATGTGGGAGGCACTGAATGAACATTTAAAGACAGTTGTCAGTGAGATTGACGATTGTAAAGAGATGTCTGATTTTGCAGAACATTgtcaattaatgttaaaagcgTCATTTGGTATCAACTATTACAAGTTTTATGAAATGATTAGGTACATAGCATTTAGCAGACTTGATGCTTTAAATTCGAATGAAGACGTGATATTACATAATGGGTATTGTTTAGGTAAAAACCATTTGCAATTCGATTTAAAAGCGATAGAAAACGTTTTACGATCGTTTGCTTATTGTAATGAAGTGATGAATTTGAATTACTTCAAAACTGTGGATCCCCATCCACAAAAATTACTACTACAAATTGAACACGCTTATTAA
- the LOC109606868 gene encoding DET1 homolog → METFYKPKKIPAQNIVLRLNHRQIFSYKKPGTHYHSARQFHQNIVPNYTLINVEKPPCFLRKFSPDGKHFIAFSCDQMSLEIYVYQGPAAAADLLQNFNDRNNEKKKFEINSQIFGRFFKMKHVVNVARGNEQLNRECSLFTDDSRYVIIGSASFIPEEIRPHFYEIYTNNESVTFGQRSPLEDYTLHLIDLQQGKLCDTRQFKVDKIFLSHNQGLYLYKDTLAVLSIQHQMIHIYQILDGMFVDVRKIGRFCYEDDLYCYNLVYPNERAFKDHNISSLKHRVLTFLYKRAAHLSKETNNPTELRRFYHYFDNFLSLKLWKMQLLDEDHLFIKYASEDVVTLKTLDVNSQPQFFVVYNMKESKVLAIYENTSKKLLDCFENFCDYFRNACIYNETQFTCSPSNNLYARLLHHRFKQTIVSAKFGGSTEATKRLLSQLPISAQSYTSSPYLDLALFSYDDKLVSVMERPKASGEHPIRFYARDSGFLRFRIYAGQVRTATKPNRRLVAFTFHPSDPFAISVQRTDAEYIVNFHIRFDTADLEGKIVNEDNVI, encoded by the exons ATGGAAACGTTTTACAAACCGAAGAAAATTCCGGCGCAGAACATCGTGCTGCGCCTAAACCACCGCCAAATCTTCTCGTATAAGAAACCGGGCACGCATTACCATTCGGCCAGACAATTTCACCAGAATATCGTGCCGAATTATACGCTGATAAATGTTGAGAAACCGCCGTGTTTCTTGAGGAAATTCAGTCCGGATGGCAAACATTTCATCGCGTTCTCGTGCGACCAAATGTCGCTCGAGATATACGTGTACCAAGGGCCCGCAGCCGCGGCCGATCTCTTGCAAAACTTTAACGACAGGAATaacgaaaagaaaaaattcgAAATTAACAGCCAAATATTCGGacgattttttaaa ATGAAGCATGTAGTGAATGTGGCCAGAGGAAACGAACAGCTGAACAGGGAATGTAGTTTATTTACAGACGACAGTAGATATGTGATAATAGGTTCTGCCTCCTTTATTCCTGAAGAAATCAGACCTCATTTTTATGAGATATACACTAACAATGAATCAGTTACATTCGGTCAAAG GTCTCCCTTGGAAGACTACACCTTACACTTGATCGATTTACAACAAGGAAAGCTCTGTGATACAAGACAGTTTAAGGTGGACAAAATTTTTCTGTCACACAATCAGGGTTTGTATTTGTATAAAGACACCCTGGCTGTTCTTTCCATTCAGCATCAAATGATAcacatttatcaaattttggaTGGAATGTTTGTAGATGTGAGAAAAATAGGCAGATTCTGTTACGAAGACGATTTGTACTGCTACAATTTGGTATATCCAAACGAAAGAGCCTTTAAAGATCACAATATAAGTTCTTTAAAGCACAGAGTGTTAACATTTCTGTACAAAAGAGCTGCTCACTTGAGCAAAGAGACAAACAATCCGACTGAACTGAGAAGATTCTatcattattttgataattttttgtctTTGAAATTGTGGAAAATGCAATTATTGGATGAAGATCATCTTTTCATTAAGTATGCAAGTGAAGATGTGGTCACACTTAAAACATTGGATGTGAACAGCCAAcctcaattttttgttgtctACAACATGAAGGAGAGCAAAGTTTTGGCCATATATGAAAACACTTCAAAAAAGTTGTTGGACTGTTTCGAAAACTTTTGCGATTATTTCCGCAACGCGTGTATATACAACGAGACCCAGTTCACATGCAGTCCATCCAACAATCTCTATGCCAGACTCCTCCATCACAG GTTCAAGCAAACCATAGTCAGCGCCAAGTTTGGTGGATCTACGGAAGCGACCAAAAGACTTTTATCCCAGTTACCCATAAGTGCCCAATCCTATACCAGTTCTCCATATTTAGATTTGGCCTTATTCAGTTACGATGACAAGCTGGTCTCAGTCATGGAAAGGCCTAAAGCTTCAGGTGAACACCCTATCAGGTTTTATGCACGTGATTCCGGATTTTTAAGATTTCGAATTTATGCGGGTCAAGTGAGAACAGCGACAAAGCCGAATAGAAGATTAGTTGCCTTTACATTCCACCCAAGTGATCCTTTTGCAATTTCCGTACAAAGAACGGATGCCgagtatattgtaaattttcacATTAGGTTCGACACCGCTGATTTAGAAGGTAAAATCGTTAACGAGGATAACGTCATCTAA
- the LOC109606867 gene encoding carboxy-terminal domain RNA polymerase II polypeptide A small phosphatase 1, with amino-acid sequence MDASSIITQVSREDEQLNSYPPEKGTLPPIDNELLPDGVATAQPNQCPSKKSTSRGFLRSLLCCLGRRKGNRDSRGDVCTDGKEYVENRCNFLLPPARHQDMHKKCMVIDLDETLVHSSFKPISNADFVVPVEIDGTVHQVYVLKRPNVDDFLKRMGELYECVLFTASLAKYADPVADLLDQWGVFRARLFRESCVFYRGNYVKDLNKLGRDLQKIVIIDNSPASYIFHPDNAVPVASWFDDMGDSELLDLIPFFEKLSKVDNVYTVLCNSNHPYNSVAGGMPPPPPPQQQNGPTNGT; translated from the exons ATGGACGCATCGTCCATCATTACTCAGGTGTCGCGGGAAGACGAACAATTAAACAGTTATCCTCCCGAGAAAG GAACACTTCCTCCCATTGACAATGAGCTGTTACCGGATGGCGTCGCGACGGCACAGCCGAACCAATGCCCGTCGAAAAAATCCACGTCTCGAGGCTTCCTGCGTTCCCTGTTGTGCTGTCTCGGTCGGCGGAAGGGCAACAGAGACAGTAGGGGCGACGTGTGCACCGACGGCAAAGAGTACGTGGAGAACAGATGCAATTTCTTGTTGCCTCCGGCGAGGCACCAGGACATGCACAAGAAGTGCATGGTGATAGATCTGGACGAAACTTTGGTCCACAGCAGTTTCAAA CCGATCAGCAACGCGGACTTTGTCGTCCCAGTCGAGATCGACGGAACGGTGCATCAAGTGTACGTGTTGAAGCGACCGAACGTCGACGACTTCCTGAAACGGATGGGCGAACTGTACGAGTGCGTGCTGTTCACCGCCTCCCTCGCCAAATACGCGGATCCCGTGGCCGACTTGTTGGACCAGTGGGGCGTCTTCAGGGCGCGACTGTTCCGCGAGAGCTGCGTCTTCTATCGCGGCAACTACGTCAAGGACCTCAACAAACTGGGCAGGGACCTGCAAAAGATCGTCATCATCGACAACTCGCCCGCTTCCTACATTTTCCATCCGGACAACGCA GTTCCCGTCGCGTCGTGGTTCGACGACATGGGCGATTCGGAGCTGCTCGATCTGATCCCGTTCTTCGAGAAGCTGAGCAAAGTGGACAACGTGTACACGGTGCTGTGCAACTCGAACCACCCGTACAACAGCGTGGCGGGAGGCATGCCGCCTCCGCCGCCGCCCCAACAACAGAACGGACCGACGAACGGCACGTAG
- the LOC109604874 gene encoding inosine triphosphate pyrophosphatase — protein MSKPITFVTGNAKKLEELIAILGTTFPRQITSKKIDLPELQGELNDICVKKATEAYRIVQGPVIVEDTCLCFNALKGLPGPYIKWFLDRLGPEGLYKLLAGFEDKSAQAVCTIAYHPGGEEDKIILFQGKTDGKIVEPRGSRDFGWDPCFLPDGYDQTYAEMPKSEKNKISHRYRALDLFRKHFV, from the coding sequence ATGTCCAAGCCTATAACATTTGTGACGGGAAACGCgaaaaaattagaagaattgATCGCTATTTTGGGCACTACTTTCCCCCGCCAAATAACTAGTAAGAAAATAGATCTTCCCGAACTTCAAGGggaattaaatgatatttgcGTTAAAAAGGCGACTGAAGCTTATCGAATAGTGCAAGGACCGGTTATTGTAGAAGACACTTGTTTGTGTTTCAACGCACTCAAAGGATTACCAGGTCCGTACATCAAATGGTTTTTGGATAGGTTGGGTCCAGAGGGATTGTACAAATTGTTGGCTGGATTCGAAGATAAATCAGCACAAGCTGTTTGTACTATTGCTTATCATCCAGGCGGTGAAGAAGACAAAATAATCTTGTTTCAAGGCAAGACTGATGGAAAAATTGTGGAACCTCGAGGCTCCAGAGATTTTGGTTGGGACCCGTGTTTTTTACCAGATGGCTATGACCAAACCTATGCGGAAATGCcgaaaagtgaaaaaaataaaatttctcataGGTATAGAGCTCTAGATCTGTTTAGGAAACATTTTGTGTAA
- the LOC109604877 gene encoding alpha-methylacyl-CoA racemase translates to MALKGVKVIEFAGLAPAPFCGMILADFGADVIRVNKINDRGTLDRLANGKKSIAVNLKDTKGVQIMKELCKESDVLIEPFRAGVMEKNGLGPEILLRDNPNLIYARLTGYGQKGLYKNSAGHDINYVGLSGLLSLFGRKDEKPTFPVNVVADFGGGGLMCALGILMALFERSRSGRGQVVDCSMVEGTAYLGSWLYRSQNLPIWGQQRGENVLDSGAHFYDVYRTKDEKFVTVGALEEQFYMKLLQGLGLNEDDAPQFGQFDEMKKIFEEKFLQKTQKEWCEIFDGIDACVGPLLDLKDAPNHPHNVESFVDTEEGKFPKPAPVLSRTPAESQCLKKSPDCGEHTREILETLLGYGADEIDQLEVQGIVQSRSKSKL, encoded by the exons atggCCTTAAAAGGTGTGAAAGTGATCGAATTCGCCGGATTGGCCCCTGCACCTTTTTGCGGTATGATCTTGGCAGATTTCGGTGCCGACGTGATTCGTGTTAACAAG ATAAACGATCGTGGGACTTTGGACCGACTGGCCAACGGTAAAAAATCGATAGCGGTCAATTTGAAAGACACAAAAGGTGTGCAAATAATGAAAGAACTATGTAAAGAGTCGGATGTTTTGATCGAACCGTTTAGAGCCGGAGTGATGGAGAAAAACGGACTGGGGCCGGAAATTCTGTTACGGGACAATCCGAACTTAATTTATGCCCGTCTGACCGGATACGGACAAAAAGGATTGTACAAGAACAGCGCGGGACATGACATTAATTACGTGGGCTTGTCCGGTTTGTTGTCTTTGTTCGGGAGGAAGGATGAGAAGCCCACGTTCCCAGTGAACGTGGTTGCTGATTTCGGAGGCGGTGGTTTGATGTGTGCCTTAGGAATTTTGATGGCTTTGTTTGAGAGGAGCAGATCCGGAAGGGGACAGGTTGTCGACTGCAGCATGGTAGAAGGTACAGCCTATTTGGGAAGTTGGTTGTATCGGTCGCAGAATTTGCCCATTTGGGGGCAGCAAAGGGGAGAGAATGTGTTGGATTCCGGTGCACACTTTTACGACGTCTATCGGACTAAGGATGAGAAATTCGTGACGGTGGGCGCATTGGAAGAGCAATTTTACATGAAATTGTTACAAGGTTTGGGATTGAATGAAGACGATGCTCCGCAATTTGGGCAATTCGATGAAATGAAAAAGATTTTTGAGGAAAAATTTTTGCAGAAGACTCAAAAGGAATGGTGCGAAATATTCGACGGAATCGACGCATGTGTGGGCCCACTTTTAGATTTGAAAGATGCACCCAACCATCCGCACAACGTAGAATCGTTCGTCGACACCGAAGAGGGAAAGTTTCCCAAACCGGCTCCCGTTCTAAGTAGGACTCCGGCCGAATCGCAGTGTCTCAAGAAATCGCCTGATTGCGGAGAACACACCAGAGAAATCCTGGAAACTTTACTCGGATATGGAGCCGACGAAATTGATCAGTTAGAAGTACAAGGGATCGTTCAGAGTCGCAGCAAATCCAAATTGTGA